Part of the Chitinophaga parva genome is shown below.
TACAGGAGGGCGCCTACGCGGGCTGCTCCCTGCCGGTTAAAGTGCGTATAATCTTTATTGGCCAGCGGGTGCTCTGCTTCTACCCACTGGGTCATGGAGCCATTGCCACCCATGGAGCGGTACAGGTTCCAGAAGGCCGCCTGGTGGGCTTCTGCCATTTCATGCTGTACCTTCAGCAGGGCCGGCACGCCGGGAGCGGTCACATATTTATCATCATGCCGGTAGCTTTTGTCTGCGGTGCTGATCAGCAGGAAAGAGGTCTGTGCAAAGTCGGACCGCAGGCTGTCCAGCACTTTGGTCATGGGGCGCTCATACCAGCTGTAATCCGTAAGCTCCGGTTTCCAGAGAATGTTTGCGCCGTATTGCAGTACTATAAGATCGTAAGGATGCTCCTGCTGCAGGTGTTGCAGCATATCGCGGGACAGGCGGCCCAGTTCAATGCCGCTGATGCCGCGGAAAGAGAAATTGTCTACGAAAACACCTTCCGGGCTTTCAAAGGAAACGCCGTACAGGGGTGGGTTTGCGCCGTTGAATTTCAGCATCAGGCCATTGCTGCTGTCGGGCTGCAGGGCTACGGTATTCACCGCATCGCCGCCGTGGAGCGTGTAGGCGCGGTCATTTGCCGTTACGGCGCCGCTGCCGGGGCCAAAGAAAAGGTTCACTTCCTCAAAACGGTTCAGACGGGGCTTTTTCACGGGGCTGTATTTTACCCAGCTGCCGGAAGATGGCAGGAAGGTATGCCCGCTGATGCCCAGGGGCAGGTTGCCGCCGGGAAGATTTTTATAGTGGTAATCTGTCCAGTCTTTGGAAAAAGTATGATTGATGGTGGTGCGGAAAGAGGCCACCACGGAGGTTACCGGTACAAAGCCCACGCCTTCGCCACCAAAATAAACCTGCAGGCTGTCGCGCAGGTCTTCCGTGATCAGGTCTCCTTCTATCATGGAATCGCCAAAGTAGGCGATGCGGACTTTTTTGCGCTTGCCGGCCTTGAGTTCGCGCAGGGCATCCATGAAATGGCTGATCCCGGGGCTCACATTATTAACTGCCGTAGCGGTTTTCCAGTCGTCCACTATGCCGGTGTACGTTTCAAAATCCTGGGTAGGATGGGGCATGGCCGTTGAATCGGCCGGGCTGGTAGGGGTGCTGTCAATAGTACCGGGGGTGGAAGAGGGGTCACCAGGTGCATCGGATCCATCGGGGCCTGCCAGGGAGGCATTAGCTGCATC
Proteins encoded:
- a CDS encoding SGNH/GDSL hydrolase family protein yields the protein MSENNKFAYPFLIVAGTLGCLIGLSCVQNSFSLKDFTSRRVDLLADLRVKPQPGQPGTDAANASLAGPDGSDAPGDPSSTPGTIDSTPTSPADSTAMPHPTQDFETYTGIVDDWKTATAVNNVSPGISHFMDALRELKAGKRKKVRIAYFGDSMIEGDLITEDLRDSLQVYFGGEGVGFVPVTSVVASFRTTINHTFSKDWTDYHYKNLPGGNLPLGISGHTFLPSSGSWVKYSPVKKPRLNRFEEVNLFFGPGSGAVTANDRAYTLHGGDAVNTVALQPDSSNGLMLKFNGANPPLYGVSFESPEGVFVDNFSFRGISGIELGRLSRDMLQHLQQEHPYDLIVLQYGANILWKPELTDYSWYERPMTKVLDSLRSDFAQTSFLLISTADKSYRHDDKYVTAPGVPALLKVQHEMAEAHQAAFWNLYRSMGGNGSMTQWVEAEHPLANKDYTHFNRQGAARVGALLYKALLNEYHEDEKQ